Proteins found in one Pelmatolapia mariae isolate MD_Pm_ZW linkage group LG7, Pm_UMD_F_2, whole genome shotgun sequence genomic segment:
- the LOC134630407 gene encoding BTB/POZ domain-containing protein 10-like isoform X1 yields MSEDAEAAGKPALFGGAQGFCAAVIPQLVPCCFVFTWPSDTEREQCGVSALDCNHQHQQRPEVRTMNLYGGGASGGARERGGGAEHYREQQRRRSSDRSRDSSHERGESQLTPCIRNVTSPTRQHDRERGEGGSSSRSSSPRPPRVSLPHSHVGHIPRSLAAPGGDHHSKTLSQGSSDMIYIYDLSSKEGHRSGLRLGERVTLIVDNTRFVVDPAIFTAQPNTMLGRMFGSGRDNNFTRPNEKGEFEVADGISSTVFRAILDYYKSGIIRCPDGVSIPELREACDYLCISFNYSTIKCRDLSALMHELSNDGARRQFECYLEEMVLPLMVASAQSGERECHVVVLTDDDVVDWDEEYPPQMGEEYSQIIYSTKLYRFFKYIENRDVAKSVLKDRGLKKIRLGIEGYPTYKEKVKRRPGGRPEVIYNYVQRPFIRMSWEKEEGKSRHVDFQCVKSKSTTNLAAAAADIPQDQLVVMHPPGPQVDELDTLPQQVVLGPASESSAAPQPAQAYEGLNQQAQDGSSPAAHSNQQQQHSSGSQTQATYRYEPDPDMPSPSA; encoded by the exons ATGAGCGAGGATGCTGAAGCTGCCGGCAAGCCCGCTTTGTTTGGAGGAGCGCAAGGCTTTTGTGCCGCTGTCATCCCGCAGCTCGTTCCCTGCTGCTTTGTCTTCACTTGGCCCTCTGATACCGAGCG TGAGCAGTGTGGTGTGTCAGCGTTGGACTGCAACCACCAGCACCAGCAGCGGCCGGAGGTCAGGACCATGAATCTGTATGGGGGCGGTGCCAGTGGCGGTgcgagagaaagaggaggaggagcagaacATTACCGGGAACAGCAGCGGCGGCGCTCCAGCGATCGTTCACGCGACTCCTCCCATGAGCGGGGAGAGAGCCAGTTGACGCCTTGCATCAGGAATGTTACTTCTCCCACTCGGCAGCACG ACCGTGAACGTGGCGAAGGAGGCTCATCATCCAGGTCCTCCAGCCCACGTCCACCCAGGGTTTCTCTTCCCCATTCCCACGTAGGACACATACCTCGTTCCCTGGCTGCTCCTGGAGGTGACCACCACTCCAAAACTTTGAGCCAAGGATCCTCTGATATGATCTACATCTATGACCTGAGCAGTAAAGAAGGACATCGCAGTGGGCTGAGACTGGGAGAAAGAGTAACTCTCATTGTGGACAACACACGATTTGTGGTGGATCCTGCTATTTTCACAGCTCAGCCTAACACCATGCTGGGCAG GATGTTCGGTTCTGGACGGGACAACAATTTCACTCGGCCCAATGAAAAAGGAGAGTTTGAGGTGGCAGATGGTATCAGCTCCACTGTCTTCAGAGCCATCCTG GATTACTACAAGTCGGGGATAATCCGCTGCCCTGACGGCGTTTCCATTCCCGAGCTGAGGGAGGCATGTGACTACCTCTGTATCTCCTTCAACTACAGCACCATCAAGTGCAGAGACCTCA GCGCCCTCATGCACGAGCTGTCCAACGACGGAGCCCGGCGTCAGTTTGAGTGTTACCTGGAGGAGATGGTGCTGCCGCTGATGGTGGCCAGCGCCCAGAGCGGAGAGAGGGAGTGTCACGTGGTGGTGCTGACTGACGACGATGTGGTGGACTGGGACGAAGAGTACCCACCGCAGATGGGAGAGGAGTACTCGCAGA TCATCTACAGCACCAAACTTTACCGCTTCTTCAAGTACATCGAGAACAGAGACGTGGCCAAGTCGGTGCTGAAGGACAGAGGACTGAAAAAGATCCGACTGGGAATTGAAG GATACCCGACCTACAAAGAGAAGGTGAAGCGACGCCCTGGAGGCCGTCCGGAAGTCATCTACAACTACGTGCAGCGCCCCTTCATCAGGATGTCCTGGGAGAAGGAGGAAGGCAAGAGTCGGCACGTGGACTTTCAGTGCGTCAAGTCCAAGTCGACCACCAACCTGGCAGCGGCGGCCGCAGACATTCCGCAGGACCAACTGGTGGTCATGCACCCTCCCGGGCCGCAGGTGGACGAGCTGGACACTCTCCCCCAGCAGGTGGTGCTGGGGCCGGCGTCTGAGAGCAGTGCAGCCCCCCAGCCAGCACAGGCCTACGAGGGCCTGAACCAGCAGGCTCAGGACGGCTCGAGCCCGGCCGCACACAgcaaccagcagcagcagcacagcagcgGCAGCCAGACTCAGGCCACTTACCGCTACGAGCCGGACCCCGACATGCCGTCACCCTCTGCATGA
- the LOC134630407 gene encoding BTB/POZ domain-containing protein 10-like isoform X2 — MNLYGGGASGGARERGGGAEHYREQQRRRSSDRSRDSSHERGESQLTPCIRNVTSPTRQHDRERGEGGSSSRSSSPRPPRVSLPHSHVGHIPRSLAAPGGDHHSKTLSQGSSDMIYIYDLSSKEGHRSGLRLGERVTLIVDNTRFVVDPAIFTAQPNTMLGRMFGSGRDNNFTRPNEKGEFEVADGISSTVFRAILDYYKSGIIRCPDGVSIPELREACDYLCISFNYSTIKCRDLSALMHELSNDGARRQFECYLEEMVLPLMVASAQSGERECHVVVLTDDDVVDWDEEYPPQMGEEYSQIIYSTKLYRFFKYIENRDVAKSVLKDRGLKKIRLGIEGYPTYKEKVKRRPGGRPEVIYNYVQRPFIRMSWEKEEGKSRHVDFQCVKSKSTTNLAAAAADIPQDQLVVMHPPGPQVDELDTLPQQVVLGPASESSAAPQPAQAYEGLNQQAQDGSSPAAHSNQQQQHSSGSQTQATYRYEPDPDMPSPSA, encoded by the exons ATGAATCTGTATGGGGGCGGTGCCAGTGGCGGTgcgagagaaagaggaggaggagcagaacATTACCGGGAACAGCAGCGGCGGCGCTCCAGCGATCGTTCACGCGACTCCTCCCATGAGCGGGGAGAGAGCCAGTTGACGCCTTGCATCAGGAATGTTACTTCTCCCACTCGGCAGCACG ACCGTGAACGTGGCGAAGGAGGCTCATCATCCAGGTCCTCCAGCCCACGTCCACCCAGGGTTTCTCTTCCCCATTCCCACGTAGGACACATACCTCGTTCCCTGGCTGCTCCTGGAGGTGACCACCACTCCAAAACTTTGAGCCAAGGATCCTCTGATATGATCTACATCTATGACCTGAGCAGTAAAGAAGGACATCGCAGTGGGCTGAGACTGGGAGAAAGAGTAACTCTCATTGTGGACAACACACGATTTGTGGTGGATCCTGCTATTTTCACAGCTCAGCCTAACACCATGCTGGGCAG GATGTTCGGTTCTGGACGGGACAACAATTTCACTCGGCCCAATGAAAAAGGAGAGTTTGAGGTGGCAGATGGTATCAGCTCCACTGTCTTCAGAGCCATCCTG GATTACTACAAGTCGGGGATAATCCGCTGCCCTGACGGCGTTTCCATTCCCGAGCTGAGGGAGGCATGTGACTACCTCTGTATCTCCTTCAACTACAGCACCATCAAGTGCAGAGACCTCA GCGCCCTCATGCACGAGCTGTCCAACGACGGAGCCCGGCGTCAGTTTGAGTGTTACCTGGAGGAGATGGTGCTGCCGCTGATGGTGGCCAGCGCCCAGAGCGGAGAGAGGGAGTGTCACGTGGTGGTGCTGACTGACGACGATGTGGTGGACTGGGACGAAGAGTACCCACCGCAGATGGGAGAGGAGTACTCGCAGA TCATCTACAGCACCAAACTTTACCGCTTCTTCAAGTACATCGAGAACAGAGACGTGGCCAAGTCGGTGCTGAAGGACAGAGGACTGAAAAAGATCCGACTGGGAATTGAAG GATACCCGACCTACAAAGAGAAGGTGAAGCGACGCCCTGGAGGCCGTCCGGAAGTCATCTACAACTACGTGCAGCGCCCCTTCATCAGGATGTCCTGGGAGAAGGAGGAAGGCAAGAGTCGGCACGTGGACTTTCAGTGCGTCAAGTCCAAGTCGACCACCAACCTGGCAGCGGCGGCCGCAGACATTCCGCAGGACCAACTGGTGGTCATGCACCCTCCCGGGCCGCAGGTGGACGAGCTGGACACTCTCCCCCAGCAGGTGGTGCTGGGGCCGGCGTCTGAGAGCAGTGCAGCCCCCCAGCCAGCACAGGCCTACGAGGGCCTGAACCAGCAGGCTCAGGACGGCTCGAGCCCGGCCGCACACAgcaaccagcagcagcagcacagcagcgGCAGCCAGACTCAGGCCACTTACCGCTACGAGCCGGACCCCGACATGCCGTCACCCTCTGCATGA